In Mangifera indica cultivar Alphonso chromosome 1, CATAS_Mindica_2.1, whole genome shotgun sequence, a single genomic region encodes these proteins:
- the LOC123225988 gene encoding uncharacterized protein LOC123225988 isoform X4, protein MAVKLHHQSFVSSCSSNPWLSRISIRKCISCRRGAGLDYPFSNCGNARKRNFRRLSILEKGNYSRNHHLVGSRKNFVNYCKSGKAGDFLPLASSDDSVTVNGSPQATTSTNVEEMRVKLKQSLQGKDYCDGLVESLHDAARVFELAIKEQGSLSNLAWLSTAWLGVDRNAWIKTLSYQASVYSLLQAASEISSRGDDRDRDIYVFVQRSLFRQSAPLESLIRDKLSTKQPEAYEWFWSEQIPVVVASFVNFFEEDQCFTAATALTGKGLSLGLGNASDISLLMLALTCIVAILKLGPTKVSCSQFYSMIPDITGRLMDMLIDIIPLREAYYLVKDTGLDREFLVHFGPRASTCRVKDDRGSEEVIFWIDLIQKQLQQAIDREKIWSRLMTSERIEVLERDLAIFGFFIALGRSTQSFLSVNGFDVIDDPLEGFIRYLIGGSVLYYPQLSSISSYQLYVEVVCEELDWLPFYPGNTGTPRRSHGHKSKRDGPPNAEVIPQVLDVCSHWMQSFIKYSKWLENPINVKAAKFLSRGHNKLTDCMKELGMSRSEVTERTESGTHQPAEKDSDSFDKALESVEEALMRLEKLLQELHLASSTSGKEQLQAACSDLEKIRKLKKETEFLEASFRAKAASLKQGDDDSDSQSSISGQKIYLKGKKGSINVIPDRAKSESHGFWSFFLRPRTRKPEPKLSVVDEYSVQGNEYIDLTTSNKGVANSESNEIYRFEVLRNELIELKKRVQRSADQSENEALLSFKEGISSKQKFCYLI, encoded by the exons ATGGCAGTTAAATTACATCATCAGTCCTTCGTTTCTTCCTG TTCGTCAAATCCATGGCTTTCACGAATTTCGATCAGAAAATGTATTTCCTGTAGAAGAGGAGCTGGGTTGGATTACCCGTTTAGTAATTGTGGCAATGCTAGGAAGAGAAACTTTCGGAGACTTTCTATCTTAGAGAAAGGAAATTACAGTCGTAATCACCATTTGGTGGGTTCTAGGAAGAATTTTGTGAACTATTGTAAATCAGGAAAAGCGGGAGATTTCTTGCCCCTTGCATCTTCAGATGACAGTGTAACTGTCAATGGGAGTCCTCAAGCAACTACCAGTACCAATGTTGAGGAAATGAGGGTCAAACTAAAACAATCACTGCAGGGCAAAGATTACTGTGATGGACTTGTTGAATCTTTGCATGATGCAGCCAGAGTCTTCGAGTTGGCTATAAAAGAACAGGGCTCACTGTCCAACTTGGCTTGGCTATCAACAGCTTGGCTGGGTGTAGATCGGAATGCATGGATAAAAACACTCTCTTATCAG GCTTCTGTATATTCATTATTGCAAGCTGCAAGTGAGATTTCATCCCGGGGTGATGATAGAGACAGGGATATATACGTTTTTGTCCAAAGAAG CTTATTCCGACAATCTGCTCCTTTAGAGAGCTTAATTAGGGATAAACTGTCGACCAAGCAACCTGAAGCTTATGAGTGGTTTTGGTCTGAGCAAATTCCAGTGGTGGTGGCATCCtttgtgaatttttttgaaGAGGACCAGTGTTTCACTGCTGCTACTGCTCT gACTGGGAAAGGCTTGTCCTTGGGATTGGGAAATGCCAGCGACATTTCACTCCTTATGCTTGCATTAACTTGCATTGTTGCAATCTTAAAACTTGGTCCGACCAAAGTTTCTTGCTCTCAGTTCTATTCCATGATCCCAGATATAACTGGTAGATTGATGGACATGTTGATTGATATCATTCCCTTACGCGAAGCTTATTATCTTGTAAAGGATACTGGTCTCGATAGAGAATTTCTTGTCCATTTTGGTCCTCGAGCTTCAACATGTAGAGTGAAAGATGATCGGGGTTCCGAAGAGGTTATTTTTTGGATTGATCTTATACAAAAGCAACTTCAACAAGCTATAGATAGGGAGAAAATATGGTCTAGACTAATGACATCCGAAAGAATTGAG GTTTTGGAGAGAGATTTGGCAATATTTGGATTCTTTATTGCCTTAGGTAGAAGTACACAATCCTTTCTATCTGTAAATGGATTTGATGTCATAGACGATCCTCTTGAAGGCTTCATTAG GTACCTTATTGGAGGCAGTGTGTTATACTATCCTCAACTTTCATCAATAAGTTCTTATCAATTGTATGTGGAG GTAGTTTGTGAAGAGCTAGATTGGCTTCCTTTCTATCCTGGTAATACTGGCACCCCAAGACGGTCCCATGGCCACAAAAGTAAACGAGATGGTCCCCCTAATGCTGAAGTTATCCCCCAAGTGTTAGATGTTTGTTCTCACTGGATGCAGAGCTTTATTAAATACAGTAAATGGCTGGAGAACCCTATAAATGTTAAGGCAGCAAAATTCTTGTCTAGAGG GCATAACAAGTTGACGGACTGCATGAAAGAACTTGGCATGTCAAG AAGTGAGGTGACAGAGAGAACTGAATCTGGAACTCATCAACCTGCTGAGAAAGATTCAGATTCTTTTGATAAG GCATTGGAGAGTGTTGAAGAAGCTTTGATGAGACTCGAAAAATTGCTTCAAGAATTGCATTTGGCAAGTTCTACATCTGGAAAAGAGCAGTTGCAAGCTGCTTGTTCTGACCttgagaaaataagaaaacttaAGAAAGAGACTGAGTTCCTAGAAGCATCTTTCAGGGCGAAAGCAGCTTCTCTCAAGCAG GGAGATGATGACAGTGATTCCCAGTCTTCTATTAGCGGACAGAAAATATACTTGAAGGGCAAAAAGGGAAGTATTAACGTAATTCCGGATAGGGCCAAGAG tgaATCTCATGGATTCTGGAGCTTCTTTTTACGCCCTCGCACCAGGAAGCCTGAGCCTAAGTTATCCGTTGTTGATGAATAT TCTGTGCAGGGTAATGAATATATTGATCTGACAACTTCAAACAAAGGTGTTGCAAACTCAGAGTCCAACGAAATTTACCGCTTTGAGGTTCTAAGAAATGAGCTCATAGAACTTAAGAAAAGAGTTCAAAGAAGTGCTGATCAGTCAGAAAATGAG GCACTGCTATCATTTAAGGAGGGCATATCATCCAAGCAAAAGTTCTGTTaccttatttaa
- the LOC123225988 gene encoding uncharacterized protein LOC123225988 isoform X1, producing MAVKLHHQSFVSSCSSNPWLSRISIRKCISCRRGAGLDYPFSNCGNARKRNFRRLSILEKGNYSRNHHLVGSRKNFVNYCKSGKAGDFLPLASSDDSVTVNGSPQATTSTNVEEMRVKLKQSLQGKDYCDGLVESLHDAARVFELAIKEQGSLSNLAWLSTAWLGVDRNAWIKTLSYQASVYSLLQAASEISSRGDDRDRDIYVFVQRSLFRQSAPLESLIRDKLSTKQPEAYEWFWSEQIPVVVASFVNFFEEDQCFTAATALTGKGLSLGLGNASDISLLMLALTCIVAILKLGPTKVSCSQFYSMIPDITGRLMDMLIDIIPLREAYYLVKDTGLDREFLVHFGPRASTCRVKDDRGSEEVIFWIDLIQKQLQQAIDREKIWSRLMTSERIEVLERDLAIFGFFIALGRSTQSFLSVNGFDVIDDPLEGFIRYLIGGSVLYYPQLSSISSYQLYVEVVCEELDWLPFYPGNTGTPRRSHGHKSKRDGPPNAEVIPQVLDVCSHWMQSFIKYSKWLENPINVKAAKFLSRGHNKLTDCMKELGMSRSEVTERTESGTHQPAEKDSDSFDKALESVEEALMRLEKLLQELHLASSTSGKEQLQAACSDLEKIRKLKKETEFLEASFRAKAASLKQGDDDSDSQSSISGQKIYLKGKKGSINVIPDRAKSESHGFWSFFLRPRTRKPEPKLSVVDEYSVQGNEYIDLTTSNKGVANSESNEIYRFEVLRNELIELKKRVQRSADQSENEDIKIMNDGANHTTDEARDTQSVQVEKNENIIEKSIDKLKETSTDIWQGTQLLAIDVAAATGLLRRALVGDELTEKEKQALRRTLTDLASVVPIGVLMLLPVTAVGHAAMLAAIQRYVPALIPSTYGPERLDLLRQLEKVKEMETREVDPDENV from the exons ATGGCAGTTAAATTACATCATCAGTCCTTCGTTTCTTCCTG TTCGTCAAATCCATGGCTTTCACGAATTTCGATCAGAAAATGTATTTCCTGTAGAAGAGGAGCTGGGTTGGATTACCCGTTTAGTAATTGTGGCAATGCTAGGAAGAGAAACTTTCGGAGACTTTCTATCTTAGAGAAAGGAAATTACAGTCGTAATCACCATTTGGTGGGTTCTAGGAAGAATTTTGTGAACTATTGTAAATCAGGAAAAGCGGGAGATTTCTTGCCCCTTGCATCTTCAGATGACAGTGTAACTGTCAATGGGAGTCCTCAAGCAACTACCAGTACCAATGTTGAGGAAATGAGGGTCAAACTAAAACAATCACTGCAGGGCAAAGATTACTGTGATGGACTTGTTGAATCTTTGCATGATGCAGCCAGAGTCTTCGAGTTGGCTATAAAAGAACAGGGCTCACTGTCCAACTTGGCTTGGCTATCAACAGCTTGGCTGGGTGTAGATCGGAATGCATGGATAAAAACACTCTCTTATCAG GCTTCTGTATATTCATTATTGCAAGCTGCAAGTGAGATTTCATCCCGGGGTGATGATAGAGACAGGGATATATACGTTTTTGTCCAAAGAAG CTTATTCCGACAATCTGCTCCTTTAGAGAGCTTAATTAGGGATAAACTGTCGACCAAGCAACCTGAAGCTTATGAGTGGTTTTGGTCTGAGCAAATTCCAGTGGTGGTGGCATCCtttgtgaatttttttgaaGAGGACCAGTGTTTCACTGCTGCTACTGCTCT gACTGGGAAAGGCTTGTCCTTGGGATTGGGAAATGCCAGCGACATTTCACTCCTTATGCTTGCATTAACTTGCATTGTTGCAATCTTAAAACTTGGTCCGACCAAAGTTTCTTGCTCTCAGTTCTATTCCATGATCCCAGATATAACTGGTAGATTGATGGACATGTTGATTGATATCATTCCCTTACGCGAAGCTTATTATCTTGTAAAGGATACTGGTCTCGATAGAGAATTTCTTGTCCATTTTGGTCCTCGAGCTTCAACATGTAGAGTGAAAGATGATCGGGGTTCCGAAGAGGTTATTTTTTGGATTGATCTTATACAAAAGCAACTTCAACAAGCTATAGATAGGGAGAAAATATGGTCTAGACTAATGACATCCGAAAGAATTGAG GTTTTGGAGAGAGATTTGGCAATATTTGGATTCTTTATTGCCTTAGGTAGAAGTACACAATCCTTTCTATCTGTAAATGGATTTGATGTCATAGACGATCCTCTTGAAGGCTTCATTAG GTACCTTATTGGAGGCAGTGTGTTATACTATCCTCAACTTTCATCAATAAGTTCTTATCAATTGTATGTGGAG GTAGTTTGTGAAGAGCTAGATTGGCTTCCTTTCTATCCTGGTAATACTGGCACCCCAAGACGGTCCCATGGCCACAAAAGTAAACGAGATGGTCCCCCTAATGCTGAAGTTATCCCCCAAGTGTTAGATGTTTGTTCTCACTGGATGCAGAGCTTTATTAAATACAGTAAATGGCTGGAGAACCCTATAAATGTTAAGGCAGCAAAATTCTTGTCTAGAGG GCATAACAAGTTGACGGACTGCATGAAAGAACTTGGCATGTCAAG AAGTGAGGTGACAGAGAGAACTGAATCTGGAACTCATCAACCTGCTGAGAAAGATTCAGATTCTTTTGATAAG GCATTGGAGAGTGTTGAAGAAGCTTTGATGAGACTCGAAAAATTGCTTCAAGAATTGCATTTGGCAAGTTCTACATCTGGAAAAGAGCAGTTGCAAGCTGCTTGTTCTGACCttgagaaaataagaaaacttaAGAAAGAGACTGAGTTCCTAGAAGCATCTTTCAGGGCGAAAGCAGCTTCTCTCAAGCAG GGAGATGATGACAGTGATTCCCAGTCTTCTATTAGCGGACAGAAAATATACTTGAAGGGCAAAAAGGGAAGTATTAACGTAATTCCGGATAGGGCCAAGAG tgaATCTCATGGATTCTGGAGCTTCTTTTTACGCCCTCGCACCAGGAAGCCTGAGCCTAAGTTATCCGTTGTTGATGAATAT TCTGTGCAGGGTAATGAATATATTGATCTGACAACTTCAAACAAAGGTGTTGCAAACTCAGAGTCCAACGAAATTTACCGCTTTGAGGTTCTAAGAAATGAGCTCATAGAACTTAAGAAAAGAGTTCAAAGAAGTGCTGATCAGTCAGAAAATGAG GATATCAAGATTATGAATGATGGTGCTAACCACACTACTGATGAAGCTAGAGACACTCAATCAGTCCAGGTTGAGAAGAATgaaaatatcattgaaaaatcaattgaCAAACTAAAAGAAACTAGCACG GATATCTGGCAAGGAACTCAGCTTCTGGCTATTGATGTTGCTGCTGCGACAGGGTTGCTTAGGAGGGCACTGGTTGGAGATGAATTGACAGAGAAAGAAAAGCAAGCTCTCCGGCGAACTCTCACTGACTTAGCTTCTGTAGTACCTATCGGTGTTTTAATGCTTCTGCCG GTTACTGCAGTTGGTCACGCAGCCATGTTGGCTGCTATTCAGAGATATGTGCCAGCTCTG ATACCTTCCACATATGGACCAGAAAGGTTGGATCTCCTGAGGCAGCTTGAGAAAGTTAAGGAAATGGAAACCAGGGAAGTGGACCCCGATGAAAATGTATGA
- the LOC123225988 gene encoding uncharacterized protein LOC123225988 isoform X2, which yields MAVKLHHQSFVSSCSSNPWLSRISIRKCISCRRGAGLDYPFSNCGNARKRNFRRLSILEKGNYSRNHHLVGSRKNFVNYCKSGKAGDFLPLASSDDSVTVNGSPQATTSTNVEEMRVKLKQSLQGKDYCDGLVESLHDAARVFELAIKEQGSLSNLAWLSTAWLGVDRNAWIKTLSYQASVYSLLQAASEISSRGDDRDRDIYVFVQRSLFRQSAPLESLIRDKLSTKQPEAYEWFWSEQIPVVVASFVNFFEEDQCFTAATALTGKGLSLGLGNASDISLLMLALTCIVAILKLGPTKVSCSQFYSMIPDITGRLMDMLIDIIPLREAYYLVKDTGLDREFLVHFGPRASTCRVKDDRGSEEVIFWIDLIQKQLQQAIDREKIWSRLMTSERIEVLERDLAIFGFFIALGRSTQSFLSVNGFDVIDDPLEGFIRYLIGGSVLYYPQLSSISSYQLYVEVVCEELDWLPFYPGNTGTPRRSHGHKSKRDGPPNAEVIPQVLDVCSHWMQSFIKYSKWLENPINVKAAKFLSRGHNKLTDCMKELGMSSEVTERTESGTHQPAEKDSDSFDKALESVEEALMRLEKLLQELHLASSTSGKEQLQAACSDLEKIRKLKKETEFLEASFRAKAASLKQGDDDSDSQSSISGQKIYLKGKKGSINVIPDRAKSESHGFWSFFLRPRTRKPEPKLSVVDEYSVQGNEYIDLTTSNKGVANSESNEIYRFEVLRNELIELKKRVQRSADQSENEDIKIMNDGANHTTDEARDTQSVQVEKNENIIEKSIDKLKETSTDIWQGTQLLAIDVAAATGLLRRALVGDELTEKEKQALRRTLTDLASVVPIGVLMLLPVTAVGHAAMLAAIQRYVPALIPSTYGPERLDLLRQLEKVKEMETREVDPDENV from the exons ATGGCAGTTAAATTACATCATCAGTCCTTCGTTTCTTCCTG TTCGTCAAATCCATGGCTTTCACGAATTTCGATCAGAAAATGTATTTCCTGTAGAAGAGGAGCTGGGTTGGATTACCCGTTTAGTAATTGTGGCAATGCTAGGAAGAGAAACTTTCGGAGACTTTCTATCTTAGAGAAAGGAAATTACAGTCGTAATCACCATTTGGTGGGTTCTAGGAAGAATTTTGTGAACTATTGTAAATCAGGAAAAGCGGGAGATTTCTTGCCCCTTGCATCTTCAGATGACAGTGTAACTGTCAATGGGAGTCCTCAAGCAACTACCAGTACCAATGTTGAGGAAATGAGGGTCAAACTAAAACAATCACTGCAGGGCAAAGATTACTGTGATGGACTTGTTGAATCTTTGCATGATGCAGCCAGAGTCTTCGAGTTGGCTATAAAAGAACAGGGCTCACTGTCCAACTTGGCTTGGCTATCAACAGCTTGGCTGGGTGTAGATCGGAATGCATGGATAAAAACACTCTCTTATCAG GCTTCTGTATATTCATTATTGCAAGCTGCAAGTGAGATTTCATCCCGGGGTGATGATAGAGACAGGGATATATACGTTTTTGTCCAAAGAAG CTTATTCCGACAATCTGCTCCTTTAGAGAGCTTAATTAGGGATAAACTGTCGACCAAGCAACCTGAAGCTTATGAGTGGTTTTGGTCTGAGCAAATTCCAGTGGTGGTGGCATCCtttgtgaatttttttgaaGAGGACCAGTGTTTCACTGCTGCTACTGCTCT gACTGGGAAAGGCTTGTCCTTGGGATTGGGAAATGCCAGCGACATTTCACTCCTTATGCTTGCATTAACTTGCATTGTTGCAATCTTAAAACTTGGTCCGACCAAAGTTTCTTGCTCTCAGTTCTATTCCATGATCCCAGATATAACTGGTAGATTGATGGACATGTTGATTGATATCATTCCCTTACGCGAAGCTTATTATCTTGTAAAGGATACTGGTCTCGATAGAGAATTTCTTGTCCATTTTGGTCCTCGAGCTTCAACATGTAGAGTGAAAGATGATCGGGGTTCCGAAGAGGTTATTTTTTGGATTGATCTTATACAAAAGCAACTTCAACAAGCTATAGATAGGGAGAAAATATGGTCTAGACTAATGACATCCGAAAGAATTGAG GTTTTGGAGAGAGATTTGGCAATATTTGGATTCTTTATTGCCTTAGGTAGAAGTACACAATCCTTTCTATCTGTAAATGGATTTGATGTCATAGACGATCCTCTTGAAGGCTTCATTAG GTACCTTATTGGAGGCAGTGTGTTATACTATCCTCAACTTTCATCAATAAGTTCTTATCAATTGTATGTGGAG GTAGTTTGTGAAGAGCTAGATTGGCTTCCTTTCTATCCTGGTAATACTGGCACCCCAAGACGGTCCCATGGCCACAAAAGTAAACGAGATGGTCCCCCTAATGCTGAAGTTATCCCCCAAGTGTTAGATGTTTGTTCTCACTGGATGCAGAGCTTTATTAAATACAGTAAATGGCTGGAGAACCCTATAAATGTTAAGGCAGCAAAATTCTTGTCTAGAGG GCATAACAAGTTGACGGACTGCATGAAAGAACTTGGCATGTCAAG TGAGGTGACAGAGAGAACTGAATCTGGAACTCATCAACCTGCTGAGAAAGATTCAGATTCTTTTGATAAG GCATTGGAGAGTGTTGAAGAAGCTTTGATGAGACTCGAAAAATTGCTTCAAGAATTGCATTTGGCAAGTTCTACATCTGGAAAAGAGCAGTTGCAAGCTGCTTGTTCTGACCttgagaaaataagaaaacttaAGAAAGAGACTGAGTTCCTAGAAGCATCTTTCAGGGCGAAAGCAGCTTCTCTCAAGCAG GGAGATGATGACAGTGATTCCCAGTCTTCTATTAGCGGACAGAAAATATACTTGAAGGGCAAAAAGGGAAGTATTAACGTAATTCCGGATAGGGCCAAGAG tgaATCTCATGGATTCTGGAGCTTCTTTTTACGCCCTCGCACCAGGAAGCCTGAGCCTAAGTTATCCGTTGTTGATGAATAT TCTGTGCAGGGTAATGAATATATTGATCTGACAACTTCAAACAAAGGTGTTGCAAACTCAGAGTCCAACGAAATTTACCGCTTTGAGGTTCTAAGAAATGAGCTCATAGAACTTAAGAAAAGAGTTCAAAGAAGTGCTGATCAGTCAGAAAATGAG GATATCAAGATTATGAATGATGGTGCTAACCACACTACTGATGAAGCTAGAGACACTCAATCAGTCCAGGTTGAGAAGAATgaaaatatcattgaaaaatcaattgaCAAACTAAAAGAAACTAGCACG GATATCTGGCAAGGAACTCAGCTTCTGGCTATTGATGTTGCTGCTGCGACAGGGTTGCTTAGGAGGGCACTGGTTGGAGATGAATTGACAGAGAAAGAAAAGCAAGCTCTCCGGCGAACTCTCACTGACTTAGCTTCTGTAGTACCTATCGGTGTTTTAATGCTTCTGCCG GTTACTGCAGTTGGTCACGCAGCCATGTTGGCTGCTATTCAGAGATATGTGCCAGCTCTG ATACCTTCCACATATGGACCAGAAAGGTTGGATCTCCTGAGGCAGCTTGAGAAAGTTAAGGAAATGGAAACCAGGGAAGTGGACCCCGATGAAAATGTATGA
- the LOC123225988 gene encoding uncharacterized protein LOC123225988 isoform X3: MAVKLHHQSFVSSCSSNPWLSRISIRKCISCRRGAGLDYPFSNCGNARKRNFRRLSILEKGNYSRNHHLVGSRKNFVNYCKSGKAGDFLPLASSDDSVTVNGSPQATTSTNVEEMRVKLKQSLQGKDYCDGLVESLHDAARVFELAIKEQGSLSNLAWLSTAWLGVDRNAWIKTLSYQASVYSLLQAASEISSRGDDRDRDIYVFVQRSLFRQSAPLESLIRDKLSTKQPEAYEWFWSEQIPVVVASFVNFFEEDQCFTAATALTGKGLSLGLGNASDISLLMLALTCIVAILKLGPTKVSCSQFYSMIPDITGRLMDMLIDIIPLREAYYLVKDTGLDREFLVHFGPRASTCRVKDDRGSEEVIFWIDLIQKQLQQAIDREKIWSRLMTSERIEVLERDLAIFGFFIALGRSTQSFLSVNGFDVIDDPLEGFIRYLIGGSVLYYPQLSSISSYQLYVEVVCEELDWLPFYPGNTGTPRRSHGHKSKRDGPPNAEVIPQVLDVCSHWMQSFIKYSKWLENPINVKAAKFLSRGHNKLTDCMKELGMSRSEVTERTESGTHQPAEKDSDSFDKALESVEEALMRLEKLLQELHLASSTSGKEQLQAACSDLEKIRKLKKETEFLEASFRAKAASLKQGDDDSDSQSSISGQKIYLKGKKGSINVIPDRAKSESHGFWSFFLRPRTRKPEPKLSVVDEYGNEYIDLTTSNKGVANSESNEIYRFEVLRNELIELKKRVQRSADQSENEDIKIMNDGANHTTDEARDTQSVQVEKNENIIEKSIDKLKETSTDIWQGTQLLAIDVAAATGLLRRALVGDELTEKEKQALRRTLTDLASVVPIGVLMLLPVTAVGHAAMLAAIQRYVPALIPSTYGPERLDLLRQLEKVKEMETREVDPDENV, from the exons ATGGCAGTTAAATTACATCATCAGTCCTTCGTTTCTTCCTG TTCGTCAAATCCATGGCTTTCACGAATTTCGATCAGAAAATGTATTTCCTGTAGAAGAGGAGCTGGGTTGGATTACCCGTTTAGTAATTGTGGCAATGCTAGGAAGAGAAACTTTCGGAGACTTTCTATCTTAGAGAAAGGAAATTACAGTCGTAATCACCATTTGGTGGGTTCTAGGAAGAATTTTGTGAACTATTGTAAATCAGGAAAAGCGGGAGATTTCTTGCCCCTTGCATCTTCAGATGACAGTGTAACTGTCAATGGGAGTCCTCAAGCAACTACCAGTACCAATGTTGAGGAAATGAGGGTCAAACTAAAACAATCACTGCAGGGCAAAGATTACTGTGATGGACTTGTTGAATCTTTGCATGATGCAGCCAGAGTCTTCGAGTTGGCTATAAAAGAACAGGGCTCACTGTCCAACTTGGCTTGGCTATCAACAGCTTGGCTGGGTGTAGATCGGAATGCATGGATAAAAACACTCTCTTATCAG GCTTCTGTATATTCATTATTGCAAGCTGCAAGTGAGATTTCATCCCGGGGTGATGATAGAGACAGGGATATATACGTTTTTGTCCAAAGAAG CTTATTCCGACAATCTGCTCCTTTAGAGAGCTTAATTAGGGATAAACTGTCGACCAAGCAACCTGAAGCTTATGAGTGGTTTTGGTCTGAGCAAATTCCAGTGGTGGTGGCATCCtttgtgaatttttttgaaGAGGACCAGTGTTTCACTGCTGCTACTGCTCT gACTGGGAAAGGCTTGTCCTTGGGATTGGGAAATGCCAGCGACATTTCACTCCTTATGCTTGCATTAACTTGCATTGTTGCAATCTTAAAACTTGGTCCGACCAAAGTTTCTTGCTCTCAGTTCTATTCCATGATCCCAGATATAACTGGTAGATTGATGGACATGTTGATTGATATCATTCCCTTACGCGAAGCTTATTATCTTGTAAAGGATACTGGTCTCGATAGAGAATTTCTTGTCCATTTTGGTCCTCGAGCTTCAACATGTAGAGTGAAAGATGATCGGGGTTCCGAAGAGGTTATTTTTTGGATTGATCTTATACAAAAGCAACTTCAACAAGCTATAGATAGGGAGAAAATATGGTCTAGACTAATGACATCCGAAAGAATTGAG GTTTTGGAGAGAGATTTGGCAATATTTGGATTCTTTATTGCCTTAGGTAGAAGTACACAATCCTTTCTATCTGTAAATGGATTTGATGTCATAGACGATCCTCTTGAAGGCTTCATTAG GTACCTTATTGGAGGCAGTGTGTTATACTATCCTCAACTTTCATCAATAAGTTCTTATCAATTGTATGTGGAG GTAGTTTGTGAAGAGCTAGATTGGCTTCCTTTCTATCCTGGTAATACTGGCACCCCAAGACGGTCCCATGGCCACAAAAGTAAACGAGATGGTCCCCCTAATGCTGAAGTTATCCCCCAAGTGTTAGATGTTTGTTCTCACTGGATGCAGAGCTTTATTAAATACAGTAAATGGCTGGAGAACCCTATAAATGTTAAGGCAGCAAAATTCTTGTCTAGAGG GCATAACAAGTTGACGGACTGCATGAAAGAACTTGGCATGTCAAG AAGTGAGGTGACAGAGAGAACTGAATCTGGAACTCATCAACCTGCTGAGAAAGATTCAGATTCTTTTGATAAG GCATTGGAGAGTGTTGAAGAAGCTTTGATGAGACTCGAAAAATTGCTTCAAGAATTGCATTTGGCAAGTTCTACATCTGGAAAAGAGCAGTTGCAAGCTGCTTGTTCTGACCttgagaaaataagaaaacttaAGAAAGAGACTGAGTTCCTAGAAGCATCTTTCAGGGCGAAAGCAGCTTCTCTCAAGCAG GGAGATGATGACAGTGATTCCCAGTCTTCTATTAGCGGACAGAAAATATACTTGAAGGGCAAAAAGGGAAGTATTAACGTAATTCCGGATAGGGCCAAGAG tgaATCTCATGGATTCTGGAGCTTCTTTTTACGCCCTCGCACCAGGAAGCCTGAGCCTAAGTTATCCGTTGTTGATGAATAT GGTAATGAATATATTGATCTGACAACTTCAAACAAAGGTGTTGCAAACTCAGAGTCCAACGAAATTTACCGCTTTGAGGTTCTAAGAAATGAGCTCATAGAACTTAAGAAAAGAGTTCAAAGAAGTGCTGATCAGTCAGAAAATGAG GATATCAAGATTATGAATGATGGTGCTAACCACACTACTGATGAAGCTAGAGACACTCAATCAGTCCAGGTTGAGAAGAATgaaaatatcattgaaaaatcaattgaCAAACTAAAAGAAACTAGCACG GATATCTGGCAAGGAACTCAGCTTCTGGCTATTGATGTTGCTGCTGCGACAGGGTTGCTTAGGAGGGCACTGGTTGGAGATGAATTGACAGAGAAAGAAAAGCAAGCTCTCCGGCGAACTCTCACTGACTTAGCTTCTGTAGTACCTATCGGTGTTTTAATGCTTCTGCCG GTTACTGCAGTTGGTCACGCAGCCATGTTGGCTGCTATTCAGAGATATGTGCCAGCTCTG ATACCTTCCACATATGGACCAGAAAGGTTGGATCTCCTGAGGCAGCTTGAGAAAGTTAAGGAAATGGAAACCAGGGAAGTGGACCCCGATGAAAATGTATGA